In the Pseudonocardia sediminis genome, GCCGGCGACGGAGGGTGCGAGCTGACGTCGCAGGTCACCGACGCCTTCCCGCTGCAGAACCTCTCCGACCTGCTCGGCGTGCCGGAGGCGGACCGCCCGGAACTGCTGCGCTGGACGAACCGGGTGATCGGTTACCAGGACCCCGAGCACGCCGAGGTCCAGACCGACGAGCACGGCCGCCCGCTCAACCCGCGCTCGCCGGCGGCGCTGGCCGACATGTTCGGCTACGCCGAGTCCCTCGCCGAGCTCAAGCGCCGCGAGCCCGCCGACGACGTGATGACGGCGCTGGTGAACGCCGAGGTCGACGGCGAGAGCCTCACCGACGCCGAGCTGAAGATGTTCTTCTTCCTGCTGGTGATCGCCGGCAACGACACCGTGCGCAGTGCCCTGCCCGGTGGCGTCCTGGCCCTCGTCGAGCACCCGGAGGCCTACGCACGGCTGCGCGCCGACCCGTCGCTGCTGCCCGGGGCGATCGAGGAGGTGCTGCGCTGGAACCCGCCGGTGCTGACGTTCCGGCGCACCGCGACGCGCGACCTGACGCTGGCCGGGCGGGAGATCGCGGCCGGGGACAAGGTCGTCGTCTACCACTGCTCCGCGCACCGCGACGAGCGCCGGTTCCCCGAGCCGGACGTCTTCGACATCGACCGCACGCCGAACGAGCACCTCGCGTTCGGACAGGGGCCGCACCTGTGCCTGGGCGCGCACTTCGCGCGGCTGCAGATGCGGGTCTTCTTCACCGCGTTCCTGACCCGGCTGCCCGCCGTCGGGCTCGACGGGGAACCGCGGCGGCTGACGTCGAACTTCATCAACGGGCTCACCCGCCTACCCCTGCGCTGGTGACGAGAGGCCGCCGACGCGCGGTGAGCG is a window encoding:
- a CDS encoding cytochrome P450, yielding MTTAENVFDPRIFARAIPYDALRRLRDDEPVSWQDEHAVGDWPAGPGFWAVTRHDDVRHVLRSPQDFSSSLGATQIRDPDPGDLPFIRRMILNMDPPEQVRLRTLVTGAFTRRRMEAFSEVVAARAARLLDAVAGDGGCELTSQVTDAFPLQNLSDLLGVPEADRPELLRWTNRVIGYQDPEHAEVQTDEHGRPLNPRSPAALADMFGYAESLAELKRREPADDVMTALVNAEVDGESLTDAELKMFFFLLVIAGNDTVRSALPGGVLALVEHPEAYARLRADPSLLPGAIEEVLRWNPPVLTFRRTATRDLTLAGREIAAGDKVVVYHCSAHRDERRFPEPDVFDIDRTPNEHLAFGQGPHLCLGAHFARLQMRVFFTAFLTRLPAVGLDGEPRRLTSNFINGLTRLPLRW